The following is a genomic window from Petrotoga sp. 9PW.55.5.1.
TTTGATTTTCTCCCTTATACAAGTATATAGTTAGTATGCTAAGTAAGTTAAATTATAACTTTTTTCAGGTGTCTTTGTCAAATTTTTACATAAAAACAATTTCTTATACACAATACCCGTTCAATATAGACTTATGCTATAATAAAAGAAGTTATAAAAAATAAGATTCAGTTATAAGGAGTGATTTAACTTGAATAAAGGAATTTTTTATGAATCAAATTCCTTTTACAGCGAGAAAATTAGGGGAAATATGAGATATTCTATCTACCTTCCATCAAATTATAATAATGAATCTAGAAAATACCCAGTCATATATTTACTTCATGGTCATGATGGAAATGAAATTAGTTGGAAAAGAAAAGGGTTGATAGATCAAACTTTTGATAGTATGATTGAACAAGGCGAGATGCCTCCTATGGTTGCAGTAATGCCAGATGCAAAAAATAGTTGGTATGTGAATTCACCATCTGGTATAATGTATGAATCTGCTTTGGTTGAAGATTTGACTGAATATATTCAAAAAAACTACAAAGTTTATAGTAATAGAGAGAATAGATTTATAGCTGGTATCTCCATGGGTGGGTACGGTGCGTTGAAGTTAGCTTTTAAATATCCAGATAAATTCCTAGCTGCAGCAAGTTTGAGTGGAGCAATATTGAAAGATGTACCCCCTGAAAAAGAAACGGATTTAGATGGAAATGAGATAAAAGTAAGAGAGAAATTTTATCATGATGCATATGGGGAACCGTTTGATCCAGTTTTTTGGGAAAAGGAAAATGTTTTTAATTATATTCAGAACTTAAAAGATTGTGGATTAGAACTTCCAGTATACATTTCATGTGGAAATGAAGATTATTTTTATCTATATCAAGGAGCTGTTGAATTGTACCATCAATTGAGAAAGAATAAAATACCTACAGAATTGTATATTAAAAACGGTAACCATGATTGGCTTTTATGGAGTCAAGAAATCAAGGAAGTTCTAAAATTTATTACAAGATCTATTCAACTGTATTGATGGAGGGTAAAGATGGAAAGAAAAAACGCAACATATAAGATGGTTATGAATTCTCTTTTCATTGTTCTATCAATTGTTTTATCCAGAATTCTAGCTATTAGAATTCCTCTTGGAAATGTAGAGATTATTAGGTTTGGTTTTGGAACGATCCCCATGTTTTTGGCTGCTTTTATTTTTGGCCCATTAGATGGTTTCTTAGTTGGTGCGTTTGCAGATTTAATTGGATACTGGATAAATCCTATGGGAGCTTTTTTACCTCAATTTACTTTGACTTCTGCTTTACATGGGTTGATTCCAGGGTTGGTTTTTAAATACACATTTAAAAAAAGAATTAATTATTGGACATTAGCTGTATCATGTGCTTTAGGAGAGCTTGTAGGAATAACATTAACACCATTTTTTCTTAATCAGGCTTTTGGAGTTCCATATGCGGTGTTAATGCCTCCAAGAATCGGAGGTTATGCAGTTTCATTTTTTCTAAACCCATTAATAGTTTTATTAATAATTACCAGAATACCACAAATAAATAGACTTTTGGAGAACAAATAACATGGATAAATATTATGAATATATATTTAAAATTAACTCTAGGGATGAAGAGAAAATAATAGATGATTTTATAAATTTTGGATTTAATACTTTTTACATAGAATATGATGTAAATACTTCTGAGATCTTTTTAAGAGTATATTTCAAAACAGAAGAACAAATGAAATATATAACTGATTTATTATCAAAATATGATTTGCAATTAGTTTCTAACTCAATTACCGAGGAAAAAAAATGGCTGGAAGAATGGGTGAAATCTCTTGATGTGTTTGAATTTGTAGATGGTGTATGGGTAAATCCTTTTAGTAACAAAAAAATAAAAAAGCCTGGGTTAGTTTTGAATATAATACCCGGTAGCGCATTTGGTACAGGTTTACATCCAACAACCAAATTACCAGCAAAACTTCTTATAAAAATAGGTTGTGAAGGTAAAGATGTTTTGGATGTAGGAACGGGAAGCGGTATATTGTCTGTTTTAGCTAAAAAGATGTGGGCAAAGAAGGTTGTTGCCTTAGACAATGATATACTGGCTATTGAAAAAGCAAAAGAAACTGCCAATTTAAATAAAGCCAATATTGATATAAGAAAATCTGATTTTTTGCAAGCTATTAAAGAAAATGAACGTTTTGATATACTCATTTCAAACATAGTAGCGGAAGTTCTTATTGACTTGATGAATGATTTAAAATTTAAAAGTGTTTTAAAAGAAAATGCCTTTGTTATCTTTTCTGGTATAATTCAAAGTAAGGAAGAATTGGTTATAAAGCATGCAGAAAAAATTGGTTTGAGCTTAAAAGAAAGAAT
Proteins encoded in this region:
- a CDS encoding alpha/beta hydrolase family protein, which translates into the protein MNKGIFYESNSFYSEKIRGNMRYSIYLPSNYNNESRKYPVIYLLHGHDGNEISWKRKGLIDQTFDSMIEQGEMPPMVAVMPDAKNSWYVNSPSGIMYESALVEDLTEYIQKNYKVYSNRENRFIAGISMGGYGALKLAFKYPDKFLAAASLSGAILKDVPPEKETDLDGNEIKVREKFYHDAYGEPFDPVFWEKENVFNYIQNLKDCGLELPVYISCGNEDYFYLYQGAVELYHQLRKNKIPTELYIKNGNHDWLLWSQEIKEVLKFITRSIQLY
- a CDS encoding folate family ECF transporter S component, with product MERKNATYKMVMNSLFIVLSIVLSRILAIRIPLGNVEIIRFGFGTIPMFLAAFIFGPLDGFLVGAFADLIGYWINPMGAFLPQFTLTSALHGLIPGLVFKYTFKKRINYWTLAVSCALGELVGITLTPFFLNQAFGVPYAVLMPPRIGGYAVSFFLNPLIVLLIITRIPQINRLLENK
- a CDS encoding 50S ribosomal protein L11 methyltransferase — encoded protein: MDKYYEYIFKINSRDEEKIIDDFINFGFNTFYIEYDVNTSEIFLRVYFKTEEQMKYITDLLSKYDLQLVSNSITEEKKWLEEWVKSLDVFEFVDGVWVNPFSNKKIKKPGLVLNIIPGSAFGTGLHPTTKLPAKLLIKIGCEGKDVLDVGTGSGILSVLAKKMWAKKVVALDNDILAIEKAKETANLNKANIDIRKSDFLQAIKENERFDILISNIVAEVLIDLMNDLKFKSVLKENAFVIFSGIIQSKEELVIKHAEKIGLSLKERMEDVSWIALLFQKKN